The Peribacillus simplex genome contains the following window.
TATTCACTGCTAAAAAATTGACTGCGGAAGAGGCATGTCGATTAGGGATCCTTTTGAAGGTCGTGCCAAGGGATCAACTTATGTCAGTCTGTGAGGAATTGGCAGCCGATATCATGAAAAATGGGCCGATTGCAGTCAAACAAGCCAAATATGCGATTACCCAAGGAATGAATACAGACTTGCAAACTGGAATGGCCATAGAGGGAAAAGCCTATGAATTGACCATCCCGACTCAAGACAGATTGGAAGCACTCCAAGCATTTAGTGAACGAAGGAAAACGCATTTTACGGGTAAATAATATTGCGGTTTCATTTTAAAAAGATATAATAATCATTATGTCTTCCGTGTGAAATTAGTAACAATGTGAGAATGAGGTGAGAAAAATAGGAACTAATACGCAATCCATGATTTTTACGATTTACGGCGATTATATCCGTAACTATGGAAGTAAAATCTGGATAGGCAGTTTAATTCGGTTATTAAAGGAATTCGGTCATAATGAGCAGGGCGTACGTGTAGCCGTTTCACGAATGGTCAAGCAAGGGTGGATTCAGTCTGAGAAGCAGGGGAATAAAAGCTATTACTTTTTGACCGATCGCGGTGTACAGCGAATGGATGAAGCAGCCAATCGCATATATAAGATGAAACCAAATGATTGGGACGGAAAATGGCGTGTCTTAATGTACACGATTCCTGAAGATAAGCGGCAATTACGGGATGATTTCCGTAAAGAGTTAATATGGAGCGGGTTTGGCAGTTTTTCCAGTGGTTGTTGGATTTCCCCTAATGATTTGGAGAAACAAATCCATCGTTTGATCGAGAAATATGACATTAATGAGTATGTAGACTTTTTCATTTCGGAGTACAAGGGCCCAAAAGAAAACCAATCGCTTGTCGAGAAAAGCTGGCATTTAGAAGAGATTGAAAATAAATATGAAGAATTCATCGAGAAATACAGCAAACAATTCATCGTACATCAAAGCATCATTAGCAGGGGGGAAATGTCCGATGCTGATTGCTTTGTGGAACGAACGAACTTGGTGCATGAATACCGTAAGTTTTTATTTATCGATCCG
Protein-coding sequences here:
- the paaX gene encoding phenylacetic acid degradation operon negative regulatory protein PaaX; the encoded protein is MGTNTQSMIFTIYGDYIRNYGSKIWIGSLIRLLKEFGHNEQGVRVAVSRMVKQGWIQSEKQGNKSYYFLTDRGVQRMDEAANRIYKMKPNDWDGKWRVLMYTIPEDKRQLRDDFRKELIWSGFGSFSSGCWISPNDLEKQIHRLIEKYDINEYVDFFISEYKGPKENQSLVEKSWHLEEIENKYEEFIEKYSKQFIVHQSIISRGEMSDADCFVERTNLVHEYRKFLFIDPGLPKELLPSKWNGNHAALLFSQYYQVLAEPASRFFESVFQENNDICRKDETYDAKDHPLIIK